The DNA segment CCGTCAATAATATACAGCGGTTCGGAAGACCCGTTGATGGAATTGGTACCACGAAGGCGCACGCTGATGCTGCCGCCGGGAGCGGCATTGTTCTGGGTGATCTGCAAACCAGGTACTCTTCCTTGCAGCCCCTGTGCCAGGTTGGCGATGGGTGTCTGTAAAAGATCGGAAGCTTTTACTGTAGTAATGGCGCCGGTTACCTCGGATTTTTTCCGGGAACCGTATCCAACCACCACCACATCGTCGAGCAACTTATCCAGTTTTTTAAGTTGAACATTCTGGTAGGCGGTACCCGAAGTTGGCACTTCCCGCTGCTCGTAACCGGTGTAGCTGATGATCAGCACAGCGCCGGTGGCCACATTGGTTAAGGTGTACACGCCATCATCGCCGGAAGTGGTGGCCTGCTGGCTGTTCTTCACGCGAACGGTGGCGCCGGCAACAGGCTGGCCATTTTCATCGGTAATAGTGCCTTTAATGGTTTGGGATTGGGCCGCTACTGTGAGCGCAGTTAAACAAGCGACCAGTAGTGTGAGGCAAAAACGTAGTGCCCCTGGCAGGTTGGGGTTCATTTTATTCATAAGCATATCAATCGTTAGTGGATGGTTGTAACATCCGGTTCATGCGAATGGGACTAAATTACGGTTGTTCTTCAATCCTGAAATCCGGCTTATCCACAAGATGTATCGGGAACGATTTCGGCACCGTTCCCGGTAAGCATTCCCGTTATAGACCCGGATATGAATAAAGATAATCCCCGTTGGAAGTGGCTGAATTTCGTTATTTTTCAGACCGCAACTCAAAAACAGGACCGTGATAAGATGCATCAAATGCAATGAAGTAAGCGGTATTGCCAAAGCCGGGCAGGTGCGGGGGAAACAGCGTTATGTTTGCCGGCACTGCAGCTATTATTTCACGCTGCAATCTGTGCCGCCGCCAACTGTTCCTGTAGGGGCCTCACTGCGGCACCATGCAACAATACTTGATATTGCACAGCAACTGAAAATCTCGAAATCCACCGTTTCACGTGCGTTGCGGAACAGCAGTGAAATTAACCTGGAAACAAGGAACGCTGTACTGAAGAAAGCGCAGGAACTGAACTATGTTCCCAATTACTTTGCCTCGAGCCTGGTTAAAAGGAAGAGCTATTCGATTGGCATTGTTGTGCCTGAACTGATCACGAATTTCTTTTCGCAATTCATCATCATCGCGCAGAAAGCAGCTTCTCTTGCGGGTTATGAGGTGCTGATCTGCCATTCCAACGAAAGTTTCAGCAACGAGATGGAAGTACTGAAAAGATTATTCGCTTATCAGGTGGATGGAATTTTGTTGTCGTTGAGCAGTGAAACAAAGTCGCTGGAGCACCTGCATGTTTTTGAAGAAGCGGGTGTACCGGTCATCCTCTTCAACCGCGTGAAAAACAGGCCCGGTTTTCCCAAAGTGCTGGCCGATGATTACCATGGTGCCTTCATGGGCGTGGAGCACCTTATTCACAATGGCTATAAAAAGATTGGCCATATCGGTGGCCCGGATAACCTGCAGATCAGCAAGAACCGGCTCCGGGGTTACCGTGATGCACTCGCTCACCACGGACTGGAATATGATCCCAACCGGGTTGTTTACCACGACCTGAGTTTACAGGGCGCCCAGAAATGCGCCCAATCCCTGCTGGACAAAAACACCGACCTGGATGCGGTATTCGCAGTGAACGATCCTGCCGCTATTGCACTGATCATCGAAGCCCGGAACCGGGGGCTCCGCGTTGGTCCGGACCTGGGCATCGTAGGTTTCAGCAACGATTCCCGTTCCGAAGTAATAGAGCCTTCGCTCACCACGCTGGAACAACCGATAGAACAAATGGCGGAGACCTGTGTGCATTTGCTGCTTAATAAAATCAATGATCCTTCATTTAATATTCCGGCCTCTACGGTGTTGAAGACGCGGTTGATTGAGCGGAGATCATCGGGGCGGGAGGGGTAATGGCTTTATTTCCCCATGTCGCATTCCCTCCTATTTTTGTCGTTACCAGCCACTATTCGTTCCCGTTATTCTCTCTAAGTTTACATCAAAATAAAAACAAGATGGAAAATACCACCAACAACCCCGTTATTACAATTGAAACCACTGTTAACGCACCTGTTGAAAAAGCCTGGACCTATTGGAACGAGCCGACCCATATCACCCAATGGTGTGCCGCCTCCGACGAATGGCATGCACCCCGCGCCACCAACGACCTCACCCCAGGCGGCAAACTGAATACCCGCATGGAAGCGAAAGACGGAAGCATGGGATTCGATTTCGAGGGAACCTACACGGATGTGAAGCACCACGAATTCATCGCGTATGTACTGGCCGATAACAGGAAAGTTGCTGTTCAATTTTTCCCATCAGGAACTACAACCAGGATCGTTGAAACTTTTGAAGCTGAAAGCATGAACCCGGTAGAAATGCAAAAAGCAGGATGGCAGGCGATCCTGGATAATTTTAAGGCTTATACGGAGGCGAATTAATTTTCTCACAGGGAGTTTTTTCAGCGCGTTATATCTTCCACCTATTCCACTCAGCCTGTAGCACTTCAACAATTCTTCGCGTCCTTGCTCCTTTGCGTCTTGGCGTGAAACGAAGCAGGAAGCAGTGCGTCTTAGCGTGAACCTGATTTTAACAAAAACCTAAGCATATCCCCACCCGCCCTGCCGTACCTTTGCCGCAAGATGAAAAAAGTCGCGGCACTCATATTAAGCATTGTTTACCTCGCAGCCACGGTTGCGGGTATGGGGCATGTCTCCAACAAGGCTTCTTATGCGCATGTAACCGCGGGCATCAAACAGCAACTTCAGCAACCGGTTCAGGAGACTTCCGCTTCCAGTTCGGAAGAAGACTTCTCCATCAACTGCCAGCTCAAGAAAACAGCCAAACACCTTTCAGGTAAGGTTAAAGCACCCCGTCCCGCGGGATTCAGCTCCATCATTATCCGGGAAGAAAATGCACCTTCAGTAGCCGCCATTCAGTATGGACTCCCGGAAAACTTCCTGCACGCAAGTCCGCTCCCACTCTACCTGCGGCACTGCGTTTTTATACTATAGAATTGACTTCCATCACAGACGAATCATGATTTTTCCCGGCAGGGAAGAAAAGAAGAACTATTACCGTCAGCAACAACTATTATTCAAGCTATTTAATTCTACACGTATGAAAAAGCAATTCTTCATCGCTGTCCTCCTTATTTCAGGAACTTTCGCAGCCAGCGCACAATCCAACAACGACAACAAGCCCACAAAAGGCTATTATTCTATAGGAAAGAACGCGGAAAAAACTAAAAAAGCGCCATCAGAAGGCATTACCATTAAGCGCTCCGCAACAGCGCCTTCCGTTCAGAAAGGCTATTATTCCATCGGAACCAATAACAGGAAATTACAAAAACCCATTACCATCGTTTCAACTTCCACCCCAGCGGCCCCTTCGAAAGGATATTACGGGATCGGAAACAACGCAGAGAAGCTGAAACAGTAAGATGGCACCTTGCTCAGCAGGCGGCAGCAATGCCGCCTTTTTTTATTGCCCGAACATACGGGTGAAGTATTGCGGGAAGTTCAAGTTCTGGTAGATGTATACCGCAAATACCAATTGGGAAAACAACACCCATAATATAATGCCTGAAAAACTAACCGCCAGCGAACGCATTCTTTCCCCCGCGGTGTTCAACAGCAGGAAACCATTCAATCCCCACGACAGGTACAGGGCCTGCACCACAAATGCAGCGAGGTACAGTATACCCAGTCCCGCCGTTCCTTTTAAGATGCCAGCCAGCGGAAACACCAGCAAAGCGAAGAGCAGGTTGCTGAACGTAATGAACAGCATGTTCGCCGTAAGGTGTTCAGCGTAATTGTACCCCTTCCGCCGGAAAAAAAGCCAGGTGAGCAGCGACAGGAAAGGAATGGCCACCATCGCAATTACGTTCCCGTGTTTGTTCGTAAAGTTGCGCACGTTTTCTACCCGCTGCATGGTGGCAACATATTGATTTCGCCCCTCTTCCGAAGGTATCCGGCGCAACACCTGCTCATCAGGACGTACGGCAATATCGGATTTGCGGAACACCGTTCCGGTGAAAACAAAGATTCCCATGATGATCAGGAAAAAAGTGAAGGGATTGAAATACTTCTTCCGTTTCCCCGCCATATATTCCCGGGCCACCGTTCCCGGACGCAACGCGAGCGCTTTCAACAAATGCAGGATGCCTTTATCGGTATGGGTGAACGCATGAAAAAATTCATGGAAAAAATGAGCCAGCGTTAAACGGTGCGTATGCGCTTTTTGCGCGCATTTCGGGCAAAAACGATCTTCCGCCGTAAGTTCCTGGCCACAGTTAAGGCAATGCTCCATGTTTTTCAGGTTGTTCCTCTAATATAAGCAGTTATATCATTTTTTCACCATAAGCAGGAAGCTCCTTATCTTGTTGCCGGAAACCAATCCTTTTACCCCATGCATCCCCGTATTATTATCCTGGCCTTTCTGCTGCCATTTTTCGCTTCAGCACAAAAAAATGACAATCTTCAAAACACATTGCTGTGGCGCATTTCAGGCAACGGGCTGGAAAAACCCTCCTACCTTTTCGGCACCATCCACCTTACTGATAAACGTGTATTCATGTTGGGCGACTCAGTTTTGGGCGCGCTGGAAAAAACAGCAGGGATAGCCACTGAATTAAATATGGAGGAAGCCGCCAATTATTCTATACAACTGGCCGTTTCTGATGCCATCAAAAAAGAGTTCCTGGAGGAAGATAATCCGGATGAGACTTTTCTCCAATACAGGGAAGCGCTTGCACGCAAACTGAAAAAACCAGCCAATAAGCTTACGCTGAATGATATCCTGGAAAGAAAACATACCTGGCTGAAAAAATCACAGGGTGCGGAAAACATGCAGACATTTCTGGACGCCTATCTG comes from the Parasegetibacter sp. NRK P23 genome and includes:
- a CDS encoding LacI family DNA-binding transcriptional regulator — its product is MIRCIKCNEVSGIAKAGQVRGKQRYVCRHCSYYFTLQSVPPPTVPVGASLRHHATILDIAQQLKISKSTVSRALRNSSEINLETRNAVLKKAQELNYVPNYFASSLVKRKSYSIGIVVPELITNFFSQFIIIAQKAASLAGYEVLICHSNESFSNEMEVLKRLFAYQVDGILLSLSSETKSLEHLHVFEEAGVPVILFNRVKNRPGFPKVLADDYHGAFMGVEHLIHNGYKKIGHIGGPDNLQISKNRLRGYRDALAHHGLEYDPNRVVYHDLSLQGAQKCAQSLLDKNTDLDAVFAVNDPAAIALIIEARNRGLRVGPDLGIVGFSNDSRSEVIEPSLTTLEQPIEQMAETCVHLLLNKINDPSFNIPASTVLKTRLIERRSSGREG
- a CDS encoding SRPBCC family protein, which gives rise to MENTTNNPVITIETTVNAPVEKAWTYWNEPTHITQWCAASDEWHAPRATNDLTPGGKLNTRMEAKDGSMGFDFEGTYTDVKHHEFIAYVLADNRKVAVQFFPSGTTTRIVETFEAESMNPVEMQKAGWQAILDNFKAYTEAN
- a CDS encoding DUF3667 domain-containing protein; amino-acid sequence: MEHCLNCGQELTAEDRFCPKCAQKAHTHRLTLAHFFHEFFHAFTHTDKGILHLLKALALRPGTVAREYMAGKRKKYFNPFTFFLIIMGIFVFTGTVFRKSDIAVRPDEQVLRRIPSEEGRNQYVATMQRVENVRNFTNKHGNVIAMVAIPFLSLLTWLFFRRKGYNYAEHLTANMLFITFSNLLFALLVFPLAGILKGTAGLGILYLAAFVVQALYLSWGLNGFLLLNTAGERMRSLAVSFSGIILWVLFSQLVFAVYIYQNLNFPQYFTRMFGQ